Genomic segment of Falco peregrinus isolate bFalPer1 chromosome 5, bFalPer1.pri, whole genome shotgun sequence:
CCCCGGGTTAGGTAACGTCAGGGGATGgggatgtttaaaaataaacccaaaacaacctCAGAGGGCTGAGAGGAGGTGACGGCTTCGCTTCCGGGTGTCGGGGTGAGAGGTCGTGGCGTCATGTGACCCCAAGATggctgcggggctgcggcgTCCGTGAGGGAGGCGGCTGAGCGGGGCCCGGTGGGCAGCGGGGCCATGGCGGCGGCGTGAGGCGGCGGCgtgaggcggcggcggcagcgggagAAGGGACGACGGcgggggcccggcggcgggcgggccggggccggggctgcggcggggcctCCCGCAGGGCCcggcggtggcggggggggctgggggggcctcGCTGCTCCATGTCGGTCCCCTCCTGCGGGAAATATGATCAGCGCCCCTGACGTGGTGGCCTTCACCAgagaggaggagctggaggatgAGCTGTACAGTGAGCCGCCCCTGCCCGAGGAGTACTCGGTGCCGCTCTTCCCCTTTGCCGGCCACGGCGCCAACCCCTGGGCCAAGGTCGCCAGCTCCAAGTTCACCCGAGACTTCATCCTCATCTCCGAGTTCTCGGAGCAAGTGGGGCCTCAGCCCCTCCTGACCATCCCTGATGACGCCAAAGTGTCAGGCACTTTTGATCtcaattatttttcccttcgAATCATGTCTGTGGATTACCAGGCTTCCTTTGTGGGTCACCCTCCCGGCTCTGCCTACCCGAAGCTGAATTTTGTGGAGGATTCCAAAGTGGTACTGGGGGATTCAAAGGAAGGAGCCTTTGCGTATGTGCACCACTTGACTCTGTATGACCTCGAAGCCAGGGGTTTTGTGAGGCCCTTCTGCATGGCCTATATTTCTGCTGATGAGCACAAAATCATGCAGCAGTTTCAGGAGCTCTCCGCTGAGTTCTCCAAAGCCTCTGAATGCCTAAAGACGGGGAACAGGAAAGCTTTTGCTaatgaactggaaaagaaactgaaagatcTTGACTACACCAGGACTGTCCTGCACAACGAAACTGAGATACAGAAGAAAGCCAATGACAAAGGGTATTACACGACCCAAGCCATCGAGAAGGCCAATGAGCTGGCCAGTGTGGAAAAGTCTATCATTGAGCACCAAGATCTGCTAAAACAAATCAGGTCATATCCCTACAGGAAGCTGAAGGAGTCTGACTTTCACCCCTACGAGCCGGAGAGTGCGCTGGATCACGCCAACGTGGGCTGCGATCAGGACCTGACTACCTCCGACCTTGCTGAGCCTGGCGAAACCCACCTTTACACCCACATGCCATCCTATACCCCCAAGCTCATCAAAGCAAAATCTGCCAAATGCTTTGACAAGAAGCTGAAGACACTGGAAGAACTCTGcgatatttattttttcacccAAACCCTTGACCAGTTGCATCAGATCGAGAGGACTTTCAGAGGGGATGTGTGCTACCTCCTGACAGAGCAGATCAGCAGGGCACTTTTAAAGCAACAAAGCGTAACTAACTTCCTCTTTGAGGATGTATCTTTTCTGGATGAAAAACAGTACAGAGGCTGCCAGGGCCTCAGTCAAGATGCCATGGATAGGAAGTGTTCAGAAGAGTCCCCCGCTCCTAAAGTGGTCATCAGCCTGGGATCCTACAAGTCCAGTGTGGAGTGCGTGCCCATCAAGATGGAGCAGGAAATCGAGGACTCCCAAGAACCAAAAATGACTGAGTCTGTGACATTCGAACACCAGGAGAACCTGGACTATCTCGATGCAGATATTAAAGGCAGCATCAGTAGCGGTGAGAGCATTGAGGTTCTCGGAACGGAGAAGTCTGCACCTGGCTTGACAAAATCGGAGAGCCAGGCCAGCCTGCCTGTCAGCCCCagtccccaggcaggcaggagcaaggTGGGCAGCCGGCGGACCGTCAGCGAGGACAGCATCGAGGTTCTCAGTACATGTCCCTCAGAGTCACTCATCCCGGAAGATTTCAAAGCGAGCTACCCAAGTGCCATTAATGAGGAACCTTATGTGGATGATGAAGAGGGAGGCCTTCATTTCACCCCCAAACTAAACCCTGACAATGCTGATGAGCAGgaagacatttcaaaacaggaaaacttaGTGCAGGTGGATTCTGCCTGTTGTATCGGGAAGGAGAGTCCCAACTTCCTTGAGCCTTTGCCTGACCTGGGACAGAAGCCCTGCGATGACGACGGGGTGGTCAGGATCCCCCCACAGCCATACCGGCAGGCTGAGCAGGGGCTGCGTGGGAGCTTTGGGGGCTTCCCCTCCCACGATGGCATCTCCGGGGGGCTTCTTCCCTACGAGCTTGACCCTCGCTACCTGACGGGCAGCAGGGAGGTCAGTAGGAGCAGCTTGGACGAGTGCTCGGACTCCACAAGCTATATCAGCAGCGCCGCCTCCACGTGCTCCGACAGGACCCCTTCTCCTGCTCACTTTGCCTGCCAGGCGagtgaaaggcacaaaaaaaaggCTGGCCAGAACGCACTGCGGTTCATCAGGCAGTACCCCTTCGCTCACCCCGCCATCTACTCCCTGCTCAGTGGGAGGACCCTGATCgtgctgggggaagaggaagcgATAGTCAAGAAGCTTGTGACGGCGCTCTCCATTTTTGTGCCGAACTGCGGCATTTACGCCAAGCCTGTGAAGCACTGGGTCACTTCCCCTCTGCACGTTGTGGATTTCCAGAAGTGGAAGCTGATCGGACTCCAGAGGTAAATCAAGGATCTTTGTGCTTTATTGGTGTCAAGATGTATGATAAAAACCTCATCTCCTAAGCGGGAATTTCAGAGGGGCATGGGTGTGCAGCGGGGGTCTCTGTCTAATTACCTACACAGCTGCTGTGAATTTCTGCTTACGGGATATATTTTGAAAGGGGATAGATTTGTCTGTCTCTTTATATCTAGCCTCACTTGAGAGAGAATACTTCAAACATCTGCTAGGAGGTTGCTGCCTGGCTCATGCTAGTTATTTGGCCAGGAGGTTTCCTTCTGGTTTAAGCCTTAGCCTGGCAAGCAGGAGTCCTGCTGGTTTCATGGATGATTTGATAAAGAGTGCTCCTGGAGTCCCTTGTGTGCTCTGCTTTCCCCCCATCTCCTGCTGAAACTCTTCTGGATTTCTAGCTAGAATTTCGTTTTTTAAATGGATGCTTTGATATAGggagtatttttccttctggacCTTGAGGAAGTGATGATGCACTGTTGATGAGATTGGTAGCTCCAAAATTGGAGTGCCAGCACCTTGGGCTGTGTTGGTGTGCTGGCTGGGTGTTgtggggaagggcagaggcGCAGAgcctgtggagctgctgggatCTCTTCAAGGAGGTGTGGATGGACAGACACTTATTTATAACAAGCCTtagtgcagaaaaaaaggtcCATGGAGCTGTGCAGGCTGCAGTCTTGGGATTGCAGTTCAGATGCAAAGGAAACTTCTGCTCAGGGTGAGGACCATCACAAAAGCAAGCACCCAATCCTGAAACATGGCTTCATAGTTTGCAAATAGCAGTTGCTCAGC
This window contains:
- the SMCR8 gene encoding guanine nucleotide exchange protein SMCR8, which encodes MISAPDVVAFTREEELEDELYSEPPLPEEYSVPLFPFAGHGANPWAKVASSKFTRDFILISEFSEQVGPQPLLTIPDDAKVSGTFDLNYFSLRIMSVDYQASFVGHPPGSAYPKLNFVEDSKVVLGDSKEGAFAYVHHLTLYDLEARGFVRPFCMAYISADEHKIMQQFQELSAEFSKASECLKTGNRKAFANELEKKLKDLDYTRTVLHNETEIQKKANDKGYYTTQAIEKANELASVEKSIIEHQDLLKQIRSYPYRKLKESDFHPYEPESALDHANVGCDQDLTTSDLAEPGETHLYTHMPSYTPKLIKAKSAKCFDKKLKTLEELCDIYFFTQTLDQLHQIERTFRGDVCYLLTEQISRALLKQQSVTNFLFEDVSFLDEKQYRGCQGLSQDAMDRKCSEESPAPKVVISLGSYKSSVECVPIKMEQEIEDSQEPKMTESVTFEHQENLDYLDADIKGSISSGESIEVLGTEKSAPGLTKSESQASLPVSPSPQAGRSKVGSRRTVSEDSIEVLSTCPSESLIPEDFKASYPSAINEEPYVDDEEGGLHFTPKLNPDNADEQEDISKQENLVQVDSACCIGKESPNFLEPLPDLGQKPCDDDGVVRIPPQPYRQAEQGLRGSFGGFPSHDGISGGLLPYELDPRYLTGSREVSRSSLDECSDSTSYISSAASTCSDRTPSPAHFACQASERHKKKAGQNALRFIRQYPFAHPAIYSLLSGRTLIVLGEEEAIVKKLVTALSIFVPNCGIYAKPVKHWVTSPLHVVDFQKWKLIGLQRMVSPAGVNVLHTLSRYSRYVSILDADSKTLRCPLYKGTLVSRLADHRTQIKRGSTYYMHVQSILTQLCSKAFLFTFCHHLHLPISERESEESIVNRRMNFLKLQLGLANEDIKIVQYLAELLKLQYIQEPSQGVNPMLRFDYVPSFLYKI